From Candidatus Omnitrophota bacterium, one genomic window encodes:
- a CDS encoding electron transfer flavoprotein subunit alpha: MPASIQIILPKCTGCTLCVRTCPFGAISMANKKAVIDMAKCTLCGACVTACKFSAIELKKDTAPATKDLKSYKDVWVFCEQKKGVIQTISFELLGEGKKLARKLGVKLCAVILGDDIESKIGELSARGIDKIYIVDDPVLKNYQDDPYTKVIVSLAEEFKPEIILCGATVIGRSLISRVAIKIDAGLTADCTGLDIDDKERLLLQTRPAFGGNIMATIITPNHRPQMATVRHKVMKEAEIHKSHKAEVIRKKYSGDILTSRTSLLDIVEEIEDTINLAEADIIVSGGRGLGSPENFLMVKELAKVLGGAVGSSRAAVDAGWMPYSHQVGQTGKTVCPKLYIACGISGQIQHLIGMQSAKVIVAINKDPDAPIFKVATYGIVGDIFEIVPALTKEFRKVLKK; the protein is encoded by the coding sequence ATGCCTGCCTCTATCCAGATAATATTGCCTAAATGCACCGGGTGTACACTCTGCGTGAGGACCTGCCCGTTTGGCGCGATATCGATGGCCAATAAGAAGGCCGTTATCGATATGGCCAAATGCACGTTATGCGGCGCGTGCGTGACCGCCTGCAAGTTCAGTGCGATAGAGCTTAAGAAAGACACTGCGCCGGCGACGAAAGACCTGAAGAGCTATAAAGACGTCTGGGTCTTCTGCGAGCAGAAAAAGGGCGTTATACAGACGATATCTTTTGAATTGTTGGGCGAAGGCAAGAAGCTTGCCAGGAAACTCGGCGTAAAGCTGTGCGCTGTTATTCTCGGTGACGATATTGAATCTAAGATAGGAGAGCTTAGCGCCAGAGGCATCGATAAGATCTATATTGTCGATGATCCGGTGCTTAAGAATTATCAGGATGACCCTTATACTAAAGTAATAGTCAGTCTGGCTGAGGAATTTAAGCCGGAGATAATTCTCTGCGGAGCTACAGTGATAGGCAGAAGCCTTATCTCGAGGGTCGCGATAAAGATAGACGCTGGCCTTACGGCAGATTGCACAGGACTTGATATAGACGATAAGGAGAGACTCCTCTTACAGACCCGCCCAGCGTTTGGCGGCAACATCATGGCCACCATCATAACCCCGAACCACAGGCCGCAGATGGCCACTGTCCGTCACAAAGTAATGAAGGAGGCTGAAATACACAAAAGCCATAAAGCCGAAGTCATCAGGAAGAAATATTCAGGAGACATCTTAACTTCGAGGACTTCGCTCTTAGACATAGTTGAAGAAATAGAGGATACGATCAATCTGGCTGAGGCCGATATAATAGTATCAGGCGGACGCGGGCTGGGTTCCCCTGAGAACTTTTTGATGGTCAAGGAGCTCGCCAAAGTGCTTGGCGGCGCGGTAGGATCTTCGAGGGCTGCTGTAGATGCCGGCTGGATGCCGTATTCGCATCAGGTTGGCCAGACAGGGAAGACCGTATGTCCTAAATTATACATAGCGTGTGGTATAAGCGGCCAGATCCAGCATTTGATAGGAATGCAATCCGCGAAAGTGATAGTAGCCATCAATAAAGATCCCGATGCGCCGATATTTAAAGTCGCCACGTATGGCATAGTCGGCGATATCTTCGAAATAGTTCCCGCTCTCACCAAAGAATTCAGAAAAGTTCTCAAGAAGTAA
- a CDS encoding electron transfer flavoprotein subunit beta/FixA family protein: MNIVVCIKQVPNTTDVKIDPVTNTLIRDGVESVINPFDVYAIEEGVRLKERFGGKVTVITMGPPQAENALKEAISLGCDEGILVSDRKFAGSDTWATSYTLSCAIKKIENFDIILCGKQASDGDTAQVGPGISTHLDIPQVTYIKKIEEIKENRARVERMTEEGYDIVETPLPALFTVVKEINTPRLPSLKGMMRAKSAKITKWTADDIDADAKSLGLDGSPTRVVKIFSPPPRKGGEIIKGDAVEVSRELVQLLKDIVI, from the coding sequence GTGAATATAGTCGTCTGCATTAAACAGGTTCCCAACACCACAGACGTTAAGATCGATCCTGTCACCAATACGCTGATCCGTGACGGAGTCGAGAGCGTCATCAATCCTTTCGATGTCTATGCTATCGAAGAAGGCGTGAGGCTCAAAGAGCGTTTTGGCGGTAAGGTCACTGTCATTACGATGGGTCCCCCGCAGGCCGAGAACGCGTTAAAAGAAGCGATCTCTCTCGGCTGTGATGAAGGCATTCTGGTGAGCGACCGGAAATTCGCCGGTTCGGATACATGGGCGACGAGCTACACTCTCTCCTGCGCGATAAAAAAGATTGAAAATTTTGATATTATCCTCTGCGGAAAGCAGGCCTCGGACGGCGATACCGCGCAGGTTGGGCCCGGCATATCCACTCACTTAGACATACCTCAGGTGACTTATATAAAAAAGATCGAAGAGATAAAAGAGAATAGGGCAAGGGTCGAGCGCATGACCGAAGAAGGATACGACATTGTCGAAACGCCGCTTCCCGCGTTATTTACCGTAGTCAAAGAGATAAATACGCCGCGCCTGCCTTCTTTAAAAGGTATGATGAGGGCGAAGTCGGCTAAGATAACCAAGTGGACCGCCGACGATATCGACGCTGACGCTAAATCGCTCGGGCTTGACGGTTCTCCGACCAGGGTCGTGAAGATATTTTCACCGCCGCCCAGAAAAGGCGGGGAGATAATAAAGGGTGATGCCGTTGAGGTCTCTCGTGAATTAGTCCAGTTACTTAAGGATATAGTTATATAA
- a CDS encoding acyl-CoA dehydrogenase family protein, translating into MDYLFNEQQKMIQELARKIAREKIKPVAAKYDESEEFAWDIMKIIAASDLFGVYIPEEYGGLGGGITEMCIVAEEFSKACGAIALGFAGTGLGTFPILLYGSPEQKKKYLPMVAKGTIAAFCITEAEAGSDAGSIKTTARKEGDYYILNGTKQWITNAGEAEIYTVIAMTDKAKGARGATAFIVEKGTKGMEFGLKEKKLGIRASATREVIFTDCKVPKENIISREGMGFIVAMKTFDSSRPGVAAQAVGIAQGAFDEALSYARKRVQFNQPISSFQAIQHMLADMATQIEAARALVYASARMVDSGAKSVAKESAMAKLFASDTAMKVTVDAVQILGGYGFMRDYPVEKYMRDAKITQIYEGTNQIQRNVIAANLIKESIKAE; encoded by the coding sequence ATGGACTATTTATTTAATGAACAGCAGAAGATGATACAGGAACTCGCGCGCAAAATAGCCCGGGAAAAGATAAAGCCTGTTGCCGCAAAATACGATGAGAGCGAAGAGTTCGCCTGGGATATCATGAAGATCATAGCCGCCAGCGATCTTTTCGGAGTATATATTCCTGAGGAATACGGCGGCCTGGGCGGCGGCATAACAGAGATGTGTATAGTCGCCGAAGAATTTTCCAAGGCTTGCGGAGCGATCGCGCTTGGATTCGCGGGCACCGGTCTTGGTACGTTCCCTATACTTCTTTATGGCAGTCCCGAACAGAAGAAGAAATATCTTCCGATGGTAGCCAAGGGCACGATCGCGGCGTTCTGTATCACAGAGGCCGAAGCCGGCTCGGACGCAGGCTCCATTAAGACCACCGCCAGAAAAGAAGGCGACTACTACATATTGAACGGCACCAAGCAGTGGATCACAAATGCCGGTGAGGCCGAGATCTATACCGTGATAGCGATGACCGACAAGGCGAAAGGCGCAAGAGGTGCGACCGCTTTCATAGTCGAGAAAGGCACTAAAGGCATGGAGTTCGGCTTAAAGGAGAAGAAGCTTGGTATCCGCGCGTCCGCCACCCGGGAAGTCATATTTACCGATTGCAAGGTCCCGAAAGAGAATATTATCTCGCGCGAAGGTATGGGGTTCATAGTCGCGATGAAGACCTTCGACAGTTCACGTCCGGGCGTTGCCGCTCAGGCGGTTGGCATAGCTCAGGGTGCCTTCGATGAAGCGCTTAGCTATGCCCGCAAGAGGGTTCAATTTAACCAGCCTATATCCAGCTTCCAGGCCATACAGCATATGCTCGCCGATATGGCCACTCAGATAGAGGCCGCCAGGGCCCTTGTCTATGCTTCCGCCAGGATGGTCGATTCAGGCGCGAAGTCTGTAGCTAAGGAGTCAGCGATGGCCAAATTATTCGCCAGCGACACGGCAATGAAGGTAACGGTGGATGCCGTCCAGATCCTCGGCGGATACGGTTTCATGAGAGATTATCCGGTCGAAAAATATATGAGAGACGCCAAGATCACTCAGATCTATGAAGGGACCAATCAGATCCAGCGCAACGTCATCGCCGCAAATCTCATCAAAGAGAGCATCAAGGCGGAATAA
- the fabF gene encoding beta-ketoacyl-ACP synthase II gives MHKTKRVVITGLGTVSPIGSSIETFWKAILEGKSGVRRLSCFDPKHFTCKIAAEVKDFNPSQYLSPKEVKRMDRFVQFAVISAKLAMMDSKLDMSKEDPTRIGVMIGSGIGGLHSVETEHRQFLAYGPEKGPDRISPFLIPMLIVNMASGQVSITLGLKGPNSTVATACATGNHAIGDAFRIIQRGEADGMMCGGSEAAITHMGFGGFCALKALSTGYNDNPEKASRPFDKNRDGFVIGEGAGVIMLEEMEHAIKRNAHIYCEIIGYGMSGDAYHMTAPDPTGDGSIRCLQYAIKDAGIKLEDVDYINAHGTSTVYNDRIETLAIKKVFGAHAKKLAVSSTKSVMGHLLGAAGGVEMIACALAIKHSILPPTINYETPDPECDLDYVPNKPRAHKINVALSNALGFGGHNATLVVKKFT, from the coding sequence ATGCATAAAACAAAACGAGTCGTAATAACAGGACTCGGTACTGTATCGCCTATCGGCAGCAGCATCGAGACCTTCTGGAAGGCCATACTCGAAGGAAAAAGCGGCGTAAGACGTCTAAGCTGCTTTGATCCGAAGCATTTCACCTGCAAGATAGCAGCCGAAGTAAAAGATTTCAACCCATCCCAGTACCTATCCCCAAAAGAGGTAAAGAGAATGGATCGCTTTGTCCAATTCGCGGTCATCTCTGCCAAGCTGGCCATGATGGACTCCAAGCTCGATATGTCCAAGGAAGACCCTACTAGGATCGGCGTCATGATCGGCTCCGGGATAGGCGGCCTCCATTCTGTCGAAACCGAACACAGGCAATTCCTTGCCTATGGGCCCGAAAAGGGCCCGGACAGGATATCCCCATTTTTGATCCCTATGCTGATAGTGAACATGGCTTCAGGCCAGGTCTCTATTACGCTCGGCCTTAAGGGGCCGAATTCTACGGTCGCCACCGCATGCGCTACGGGTAACCATGCAATAGGCGATGCCTTCAGAATAATACAGAGAGGCGAGGCCGATGGAATGATGTGCGGCGGGTCGGAAGCAGCTATCACTCATATGGGGTTCGGAGGTTTCTGCGCCCTTAAGGCGCTTTCCACGGGATATAATGATAACCCGGAGAAAGCTTCGAGGCCTTTCGATAAGAACAGGGACGGTTTCGTAATAGGCGAGGGTGCCGGTGTTATTATGCTGGAAGAAATGGAGCATGCCATTAAACGAAACGCGCACATATACTGCGAGATTATCGGTTACGGCATGAGCGGTGATGCCTATCATATGACAGCTCCTGATCCTACGGGAGACGGCAGTATAAGGTGCCTGCAATATGCGATAAAAGATGCCGGAATAAAACTTGAAGATGTCGACTATATTAATGCTCATGGCACATCTACTGTATATAACGATAGAATAGAGACGCTCGCTATAAAGAAGGTGTTTGGCGCCCATGCTAAAAAATTGGCCGTAAGCTCTACGAAATCCGTAATGGGCCATCTTTTGGGCGCGGCAGGCGGGGTGGAGATGATAGCGTGCGCGCTTGCGATCAAGCACAGCATATTACCGCCTACAATAAATTACGAGACGCCCGATCCTGAATGCGACCTGGATTATGTTCCAAATAAGCCCCGCGCCCACAAGATCAACGTTGCTCTGTCCAACGCCCTCGGTTTTGGCGGCCATAACGCGACACTCGTTGTAAAAAAATTCACATAA
- the acpP gene encoding acyl carrier protein, with product MDVSQDKVKQIIADQLGVKKEEVTDNAKFVDDLGADSLDTVELVMALEEEFGIEIPDEEAEKLATVGDAMRYIEERAGK from the coding sequence GTGGACGTATCTCAGGACAAGGTCAAACAGATAATAGCGGATCAGCTTGGCGTTAAGAAAGAAGAAGTTACCGATAATGCGAAGTTTGTTGATGATCTAGGCGCAGATTCGCTCGATACGGTAGAGCTCGTAATGGCCCTGGAAGAGGAATTCGGAATAGAGATACCGGATGAAGAGGCCGAGAAGCTCGCCACTGTCGGAGATGCGATGAGGTACATCGAAGAGAGAGCCGGTAAATAG
- the fabG gene encoding 3-oxoacyl-[acyl-carrier-protein] reductase: MKFKDKVTLVTGGARGIGREIALAFAREGSSIAICDVNAEILALTQKDIEALGVQVMTGVVDVTKAVQADEFTQKTLDKFKKIDILINNAGITRDGLLVRMSEADWDLVLAVNLKGAFNFTKAVSKIMMKQRDGRIVNMASIIGIMGNAGQANYAASKGGLIAFTKSVAKELASRNVRANAIAPGFIQTDMTAKLSDEVKSEMLKFVPLGKLGTVQDVANLALFLAGDDSSYITGQAIQVDGGMVM, from the coding sequence ATGAAGTTTAAAGATAAGGTTACCCTGGTAACAGGCGGGGCCAGAGGAATAGGCAGGGAGATCGCCCTGGCATTCGCGAGAGAGGGCTCAAGCATAGCGATATGCGATGTCAATGCGGAAATTCTCGCCCTCACCCAAAAAGATATAGAGGCGCTCGGTGTTCAGGTCATGACGGGAGTTGTCGATGTAACTAAGGCCGTCCAGGCCGATGAATTCACCCAGAAAACCCTTGACAAATTTAAGAAAATCGATATACTGATTAACAATGCTGGCATTACCAGAGACGGGCTTTTAGTCAGGATGTCAGAAGCTGACTGGGACCTGGTCCTGGCCGTTAACCTGAAGGGCGCATTCAACTTTACCAAAGCCGTTTCGAAGATAATGATGAAGCAGAGGGACGGCAGGATAGTTAATATGGCCTCTATAATAGGTATAATGGGGAATGCCGGTCAGGCGAATTACGCGGCATCGAAGGGGGGCCTTATAGCGTTCACGAAGTCGGTAGCTAAAGAGCTGGCTTCAAGAAACGTGAGGGCTAATGCGATAGCGCCCGGGTTTATCCAGACGGATATGACCGCGAAGCTTTCAGATGAAGTAAAAAGCGAGATGCTCAAGTTCGTACCTCTCGGTAAGCTCGGGACGGTCCAGGATGTTGCGAATCTCGCATTATTTTTGGCCGGTGATGATTCGTCATATATAACCGGCCAGGCCATACAGGTTGACGGCGGAATGGTGATGTAG